One segment of Brassica napus cultivar Da-Ae chromosome C3, Da-Ae, whole genome shotgun sequence DNA contains the following:
- the LOC111204555 gene encoding probable protein arginine N-methyltransferase 6: MQSRGDYSNGFHELEPVEEKRVPGFSSFGRAKRRSNRGGAPDTRDGLANGVRVSDQLGEQKPLETQKSPPPCTDFDVAYFHSYAHVGIHEEMIKDRARTETYKEAIMQHQSLIQGKVVVDVGCGTGILSIFCAQAGAIRVYAVDASDIAVQAKEVVKANGLSDKVIVLHGRVEDVEIDEEVDVIISEWMGYMLLYESMLGSVITARDRWLKPGGLILPSHATLYMAPVTHPERYSHSIDFWRNVYGIDMSAMMQLAKQCAFEEPSVESISGENVLTWPEVVKHIDCQTVKIQELDSVTARYKFKSMMRAPMHGFGFWFDVEFSKPPSSPAKTTSATSVASGSSSMSPSREGYQKKRSNPSDALVLSTSPEAPPTHWQQTIVYFYDPIDVEQDQVIEGSVTLSQSKENRRFMNIHLEYSSAGRSFVKESVMR; this comes from the exons ATGCAATCTCGCGGCGATTACAGCAACGGTTTCCACGAGCTTGAACCGGTAGAAGAGAAGCGAGTCCCCGGTTTCAGCTCTTTTGGCCGAGCTAAAAGACGCAGCAATCGCGGTGGAGCTCCTGACACTAGAGACGGTCTGGCCAATGGGGTTAGGGTTTCCGACCAGCTCGGAGAGCAGAAGCCGCTGGAGACTCAGAAGTCTCCTCCGCCTTGCACTGACTTCGACGTTGCCTATTTTCATTCCTATGCTCACGTAGGGATTCACGAAGAGATGATCAAG GATCGGGCTCGGACAGAAACTTATAAAGAAGCTATAATGCAGCATCAGAGCTTAATCCAGGGCAAG GTTGTGGTGGACGTTGGCTGTGGAACAGGCATCCTTTCAATCTTCTGTGCTCAAGCTGGTGCTATACGG GTATATGCTGTAGATGCAAGTGATATTGCTGTCCAG GCAAAGGAAGTTGTGAAAGCCAACGGTTTATCCGACAAGGTCATTGTTTTGCATGGGAGAGTGGAG GATGTTGAAATCGACGAGGAGGTTGATGTTATAATTTCAGAGTGGATGGGTTACATGCTCTTGTATGAG AGTATGCTGGGAAGTGTTATTACAGCTAGAGATCGCTGGTTGAAGCCTGGAGGTTTGATTCTCCCATCACATGCAACA TTGTACATGGCCCCTGTAACACACCCGGAGAGATACAGTCATAGCATTGATTTTTGGCGCAACGTTTATGGAATTGATA TGTCTGCAATGATGCAGTTAGCTAAACAGTGTGCATTTGAAGAACCTAGCGTGGAGTCCATTTCAGGCGAGAACGTTCTAACATGGCCAGAAGTG GTTAAACATATAGACTGTCAGACAGTAAAAATCCAAGAGCTAGATTCCGTTACTGCAAGATATAAATTCAAGTCAATGATGAGAG CTCCTATGCAtggttttggattttggtttgaCGTTGAGTTCAGCAAACCGCCCTCTTCGCCTGCCAAGACTACTAGTGCAACAAGTGTTGCTAGTGGTTCTTCATCAATGAGTCCTTCTAGAGAAGGTTATCAGAAGAAGCGGAGTAATCCGAGTGATGCACTCGTGTTGTCCACCTCTCCCGAGGCTCCTCCAACGCATTGGCAGCAA ACAATTGTATATTTCTATGACCCAATAGACGTAGAGCAAGACCAAGTCATTGAAGGTTCCGTTACACTGTCTCAAAGTAAAGAGAACCGGAGGTTCATGAACATCCACCTCGAATATTC CTCGGCCGGCCGTTCCTTTGTAAAAGA